Part of the Hevea brasiliensis isolate MT/VB/25A 57/8 chromosome 16, ASM3005281v1, whole genome shotgun sequence genome is shown below.
TAAATTCACCCCTGTGTAGAAAGACATAAGTGTGTGTGATAATTCAATGACAAAGCAAGAATTGTTGTGAAAGAGATCCTAATGTATTATACACAGAGTACAAGATAAGGAAGCAATGTAcaaaaaattatgaaacttatggAGAACATAAACATTATATCAATTATAATGGAACAATGTGACCGTAGCAAATGGAATTGTACCAGCACGCCATGACAGACAAAATAAAGTTGATCTACAACGTTTCCCTGCTCCATAATTACTTCTCCTGGGAGAAAAAACTCCTCATGAAGCCTAATAacctgaaaattttaaaaaataaaaatatgaaaatgaaTGTAGTCCTATGAGGGTGTCACAATGGTTACCCAGCCATGCAATAAAGCATAGAATAGGGAACAAACTATCCAGAAAAAACTAGAGGTTGTACCATTTGATGACAGAGATGGATTGATTAACAATAGTTTGCATAAGAACGAGATAGGCCAAGGAATGCACCAGTACAAAAAAAGGTGACTTCTTACGAGTAGAAAGCATTAAAAGAACAAGAGGAAGATTCATAAAGACATGGAATGACACAAAAGAAGATGATAACAGTAACCAACACTTGCTAGTTGTCAGAGGATGTTTCATTGAACAGACAAGAATGGTCAAATCCACGTATGTAACACAGGCAACCTAGTTTCCATCAAGAGCCACTTTAATAACCACGAACTACTTGTTAACTTGTTATTACTGCCCATTATCCTATCTATGTCAGAGTTCACCAGTTGAGCTTTGATAAAATGAATTTCACACATGTATGTAATCCTTGCAATTTCAAGAGCACTCAAGTCAGATTCATCTCCTTCTTCGTCCATCTCCATGCAacaatgtataaaaaggtcacaGGATTCAAAAATTAAGTACAAGAAAACGCCCCAGTAATTATTACAACATCAGGGTTTCTTGTAACACTATTGTATTAAATTATAACGGTGATTGCCAATGAAATCCACAACGGATTTAAACCAGATGAAGAAACAGAACTTTACTTTTCTATGATTCCTAGCCCATTGGACATTCACTTTGATTTCACTTATCTATCATCTGTCAAAGCGATGGCAGAAGAACTTAGCAAAAATGACTTACAATCTGATTAATAAATTCTGCAGAGCATCCTTTGAACAGGGGAACATTTTCAACATATGGCATGTATAATGTTTGGGAAATCTGCAAGAGAGGCAAGAAATAATGATAAGCCTGAATTTCCTAGACACCTAGGAAAAAGAATCTAATATGTAAAACTATGATATATAAGAATTCAAAATCCACAAGCACCAATAGGGGTTGAAAATAACAAGTAATCTGAAAGACAATAACAGTCATTTTTAAGTGGGAGATAGGAATCATTGGATTATATCCTCATCTCCTTTATGGGATCTACAACCAATGAATAATAAGTTTGAAAGAGCGCCTTTCTATAGGAAATGTTGCATTATGGTGTTGTTCAATTTTATCAAAACATCCACACCATTCCTGCTGTTGGAACTTGGAACCTTCTGTCCTCTTTTTGGAGATAAATTTAAGTTCgaattttgaaaatttctttcttgggcAACATGACCGTTTGAGGATTGAAGACACTTAGACTAATTAATTGCAAAGCTGGTCTGATGAGACTCTTGGATTGGCTGGgggtaaaatttttctaaaagacTAAAATTAGGCATTTTAGGGTTGCCATACATTATTTTATCCAATTCAATGGTGCTCTCTGACTGTTATTAGAAGATTAAGTAGAGAAATTTGGACTGGTAGTATTCTCATCACATGATTGAAATttcatttctctcctcttttTTCTGGGAATTCAAGGAAGCCACAAATGATGATCCAGTTCTGGTCTAAAACGGGCTCCAGTACAGGATGCTGTATCCATACAAGCAAACCTAGGCTCAGGCTAAATTGTTCACTGGGCAATCATTctatcattgccaaaatgctcatGTTTATATTTAACAAATATTTGGTGATCAGAAAAGTTTGAAAAACAGAAAAGTTACCTTAGCACGAATAGATATAGGAATATCCTGAAGAACAGAAGCTTCAGTGTAGCTACTTTCATACTGTAAGCGCAAATGGCCTTTGCTCTGGTTACGGATGTCCCTTCCAAGTCCATTTCTgttcatatatttgatgagatctGTCATTTTATCCCTGAACTTTTCTGTCTTTGATCCTTTTACAATTAGTGCTGTCATATTGCCAATCAAATAAGCACCAAGAACCATATCGAAGGACACATATATCATTACAAATATCATTTCCCTCAGATTTACAGCATGTATATCTCCATACCCTGTGGCAAAAAGAGGGCACTCATTAGCATTCAAAAGACTCCTACAAACTTGACGCGTGCAATAAGAAAGATTCTTCAAATAAAAACTGGCACAATTTCAAGAAAAGAAGATACAAATGTGAACTATTCTAAGTGCAGCTAACATAATTGCAAAAATTATGCTTTTTCAAATGAAAATGAAATCTAGAAAAACTGAAAGCATTTAAAAACCAAACAAGGATTTCCATGGATGGCAATATAATTAATCATTTGAGGTTAACACAGCCTTGCCTCAATAGGTTGGTTTAAGCTAAACTATAtattttaacaaataataaaaGAACTCTGACAGCTTGAATCAATACTAGAATAGAAATTTTGTTCTAAAAGCATCAGCTACTATTCAAAATTCAGCCCTtgcaagaaaataaaaagaaattcatACAGATAAGTAAAATTCTAATTGCAATCAATATTTCTCATATTCTTTTTGTTTCCAGTAGATCTAGCAAAAATTTCTATGAATCACAGCCCTTTACTTTTCCAATTAGGCTTGTGAATAATACAATTTTGGACCCTTTAACCATTTTGTGATTGTTTTGAAGTCAAACTATGCACTTATGAGCTTAATAAGGGAAGTACAAATCAGAAAACCAAAATTTTATAGGTTTATCGTGTAACGAACAAAAGGGAACTTACCAACAGTGGCCATAGTGACAACAGCAAAATATAAAGATGTTACATAACGCTTCCAGATGTCAATCTCTCTGAAGTGTGAATAGCTGTAGTCACCCATCTTTAAGCTTCCAATCCAAGTATAACCCTCTTCAGAGGATGGTAGAGTGGTAGCCAAATAGTAAAAAATGCAGGCTGCGGTATGTGTGCAGTAGAGTTCTACAGCAGTAAGTTTTACAATTCTTGTAAACAGGTAATTTATTCGTATATCCTTCTCCATATTTTGGAAAAAGTTAGTTACTTTGCGCACTCGGCTTAGCCTAATCCACAAAAGATACCTAACTTCTTCTTTATGTCCACAAGCCTGTATAAAAATGTTTAAAACGTCAAAGAGTAATGATATGAGGATGATCCTTGGTGCAGTTCTAAGATTGCTACATTGTGACCTAGAGTTTGTGGATTCAAAGCactgaaacagtaaaatgtacaaaGCCCTGTTCACTAGGACACCTTTTAGATATTGATGATATTAcaaaaaaatttgtgaaattcTAGTTTTCATTCTACACATAAAAACTAATTCCATTTGTCTCTTAACCTTCCCGaagaatatcattaataaattcTAAACCTCACAACAAAGCACAATTGTGATGTCCATTCAAGGGATACCATCCAATGAAACATTTGGGTTTCTCATTATATGTTTTGAAACAAGTTTGGAGGAAATCGTACAGCTAAAGGGGGAGCTATTGGTGTACTCAAACTAATAACAGACATCATCATATCACAAGCTGCATAATTAATATCAATATCCTTGGTTGAACCTCATTGTTTGTGAGGCAAAACGAGGGAAATGAAAAAGGATTACACTGTAGACGCAAACCTGTTCTAACCAGTTATAACATTAACAAATAAAGAGGAAAGGTGATGTCAACTCTTGGAGAAATTTTAGCATACAACCATTTTACGTACAATAATCTCTTTATAACCAGTAATTATAGTGAGTCCCATGTGTGTCACATCCGTTCATTGTACATACAACTTCTGTGCTAATAAACATTAAACAGATTGAAAATTGAAACAGGTAGCAGTAAAAAGATTTTAGAGAGAGATATTTactgaaaataaataaattttggccTTTTTTAGTTAAGGATAAACATAACTAGAGAAGTAGAACTCTCAAAAAAGTGTAAAAAGAAGTATTATTTGGTTTGTACTATCAAACCAACTTGACAGGAAGTAGATTATTTTATGTCCCTTGTGTAAGGGGAGTAACTCAGCTAAGTGAGACTTAGTAAGTTGCAGTTCCCTATGTAGTAATTtaccaatttattttttttattattattttcttttacaaTTTAAAAGCAAATTACTtactaataaattaatttgtatatcaaagACATTTATATTTTTTCAGAAAGTAAGTTCCTGAATGTGTACTTTACGGGAAATAGTGTTTTGAACCAAACAaggttttaaaaataataaatatatttttaaatattaattatgatGAAACCCATATGAGACCTACCACAACTATAACAAAACCATTGTTATCAGAGAAATAAATGAATACCTTGTAGATGATGTCCCAAGGCATGCAAGCGAGTAAATCAATGAAAAAATGAGATTTTAAGTACCTGCAACGAGAGAGAAAACCAGTGGCAAAGTAACCTCATAAAAAAATGAACATAGCAAATGTTCAGAAACCATTCTACTAGAAAACAAGAACGGATACACAATATAAGGATGTGAAAAATTATTAGTCAAGACAGACTAGCGTATGCTGCGACTGTCAACTCACAAGGGATGTGAAACCCATATCACATGAACCGCTCCTAAGTCCCAACTAATAATTTTACCATATACATTACTACTTGTTAAAGAGGTGTGAAACTACcacatggaagaaattaaaagtGAGATTAACATGGTTACTGCCCAGTTCAGAAACAAAATTTGATAACTCAATTCGAAATAGAAATCAAACCAAATTTGAATTGACTAAAAATTGATCTCTAACCAAATTAGAATTgaacaatttgatttgatttgatttcagGTGAAAACttttttttacattaaaaaagaaaaaaataaaaaaaaaaaactcttaaagCTGACGATTCCGATCTCAACAGACCACTAAGGCACTATCCATACACCATCACTCTCATGAAGTACGAGTCCATTTAATTATAAGAGGGAGGAAGCATGCACTAATCCCTCGAATATAATAATTTCTCTAGCCATAAAGTATAACAaataacaaaatgcaataggtgCAATAGTCCGTTTCTCTCATGCACATGTACTACTGAAAATGGTCATGCTATATAACTAAAAATTTATGCTGAGTTAACTATGTATGAAACTAACCAATCGTATAGGGTTATAAGATTTTACATaagaaattaatgaaaaaaataaaaagcatACAAGCACAACGGAGGAAAAACAAAATTTACCGAAGAGCAACAGGAGTGCGCTTATAGATCATACGATATGTCTGGCTGTCTCTGTAGGCAACGAAGAACTGTAGAATGATATCAAATAGGAAAGCAAGCTGTCCAACAATTTCCAGTATGAAGAGGTTCTCAGGTAATCCCCTGAAGAAACCAAACTCCATGGGTGTAAAGAAGGATGAGTAGACTGCCCATATCAGTATGAACTTCGTCCATGCCCTATACCATCTGCATCATTTGGCAAGGTGTTACTAACCCCAGCCCAGCAGATTACAAGGAGGAACTCAAATTCAAACCAATCCAATAATAACCAGGAAGAACTCACATTCAAACTTTACAAAtacttaaaaaggaaagaaagagtacTTCTAACAGCTAGTAAACACTATTACAGTTAATTCAATAACATCAAAGTGCTATTGTTTGTCTTTGGGTTTTGTCCCATACAATATTAGGAAGATAATTTTCCTTACTACCGATGAATTTGACACACTCGAAGAGCTGAGGTCTCTCTCAAGTAcatattacccttttttttttttttggtaaatatGAAATTAGTTCACCAACCCCTCCAAGACTCTAACGGCTTTATCACACCGGTTTCATTGTACTACGTCATATATATCAAAACATATCAGAAAATGTCAATCAATCCCTAGAAAACACAATTAAATGAATTCGtaatctttatttttattttaaactatcaacaaaattagaaaaagaaaaatgaattttAGGACGATCAAAATTCAGCTCCTACATTATAATATTATACAAAAAAGATAATCGACAATTATAAACTGCTACCTCACTAATCGTAATCTTTGTTTAGCTCCCACCGATTTTCCATACTCCGTATTTGTACAACTATAACGATAACATAAATGTCTGTAATTTTATATTATGCATGTGCACTAGGTTTATGTATACACACACACGTTCCACTGATCTTCAGGTCTGTTTGGAAACAGCTACAACCatctttttttaatttcttttaattccacATGTTCAAATTAATCTTtctttaaaacaaaattaaaagttttaaaaacGCATGCGCAGACCGCCACTTCTTACTCTCAAGCATCCAGCCATCCAACTGGACAAATCTTCACCGTTGGATGTTCAGAAAGTCCTGGCAGTGACGTTGATAGTCCAACCAGGTAAACTCCACCACTTGTAATCCCATGGCGGAAAACACCGTTTCGGCTAAACCCCATCAAAATC
Proteins encoded:
- the LOC110637191 gene encoding potassium channel SKOR isoform X3; the protein is MGGHKEREISNKEEQEQEDREYEVEDVRDRINSSRGSRFNLIENELGLESGTRRKFSRESVINGIRYVSTGLFIRPENRWYRAWTKFILIWAVYSSFFTPMEFGFFRGLPENLFILEIVGQLAFLFDIILQFFVAYRDSQTYRMIYKRTPVALRYLKSHFFIDLLACMPWDIIYKACGHKEEVRYLLWIRLSRVRKVTNFFQNMEKDIRINYLFTRIVKLTAVELYCTHTAACIFYYLATTLPSSEEGYTWIGSLKMGDYSYSHFREIDIWKRYVTSLYFAVVTMATVGYGDIHAVNLREMIFVMIYVSFDMVLGAYLIGNMTALIVKGSKTEKFRDKMTDLIKYMNRNGLGRDIRNQSKGHLRLQYESSYTEASVLQDIPISIRAKISQTLYMPYVENVPLFKGCSAEFINQIVIRLHEEFFLPGEVIMEQGNVVDQLYFVCHGVLEVVGTGEDGSEETISLLQPNSSFGEISILCNFPQPYTIRVCELCRLLRLDKQSFSNILEIYFYDGRKILNNILEEKESSLQDKQLESDITFHIGKQEAELALRVNSAAYHGDLYELKSFVRAGADPNRTDYDGRSPLHLAASRGYEDVTLFLVQEGVDINIKDKFGNTPLLEAIKNGHDHVASLLVKEGADLSLDDAGSFLCSIVSNGDSDLLKRILSTGIDPNSKDYDHRTPLHVAASEGVHMMAKLLLEAGASVFLKDRG